One Pseudomonas fluorescens genomic region harbors:
- a CDS encoding FKBP-type peptidyl-prolyl cis-trans isomerase: MLIAANKAVSIDYTLTNDAGEVIDSSAGGAPLVYLQGAGNIIPGLEKALEGKAVGDELQVAVEPEDAYGEYAAELVSTLSRSMFEGVDELEVGMQFHASAPDGQMQIVTIRDLDGDDVTVDGNHPLAGQRLNFQVKIVDIRDASQEEIAHGHVHGEGGHHH; this comes from the coding sequence ATGCTGATCGCCGCCAATAAGGCTGTCTCCATCGACTATACCCTGACCAACGACGCTGGTGAGGTCATCGACAGCTCCGCCGGCGGCGCTCCGCTGGTTTACCTGCAAGGCGCAGGCAACATCATCCCGGGCCTGGAAAAAGCTCTGGAAGGCAAAGCGGTCGGTGACGAACTGCAAGTTGCCGTTGAACCGGAAGACGCTTACGGCGAATACGCCGCCGAGCTGGTCAGCACCCTGAGCCGCAGCATGTTCGAAGGCGTTGACGAGCTGGAAGTCGGCATGCAGTTCCACGCTTCGGCGCCGGACGGCCAGATGCAGATCGTCACCATTCGTGACCTGGACGGCGACGACGTAACTGTCGACGGCAACCACCCACTGGCTGGTCAGCGTCTGAACTTCCAAGTGAAGATCGTTGATATCCGTGATGCCAGCCAGGAAGAAATCGCTCATGGTCACGTCCATGGCGAAGGTGGCCATCACCACTGA
- a CDS encoding glutathione peroxidase, translated as MSAFHDLKLTALDGQELPLAPFKGQVVLVVNVASKCGLTPQYAALENLYQQFKDKGFSVLGLPCNQFAGQEPGSEKEIQEFCSLNYGVTFPLASKLEVNGHERHQLYRLLAGEGAEFPGDITWNFEKFLLGKDGRVLARFSPRTAPDDPTVIAAIEKALS; from the coding sequence ATGAGTGCTTTTCACGACCTTAAGTTGACAGCCCTGGATGGTCAGGAGCTACCGCTGGCGCCGTTCAAGGGCCAAGTCGTGCTGGTGGTCAACGTCGCCTCCAAATGCGGCTTGACCCCTCAGTACGCGGCACTGGAAAACCTCTATCAGCAGTTCAAAGACAAAGGCTTCAGCGTGCTGGGCCTGCCGTGCAACCAGTTTGCCGGTCAGGAACCAGGCTCGGAAAAAGAAATCCAGGAATTCTGCAGCCTCAATTATGGCGTGACGTTTCCGCTGGCGAGCAAACTGGAAGTCAACGGTCACGAACGGCATCAGTTGTACCGCTTGCTGGCGGGCGAGGGCGCCGAGTTTCCCGGTGATATCACCTGGAATTTCGAGAAATTCCTGCTCGGCAAGGATGGCCGGGTGCTGGCGCGGTTCTCGCCGCGTACGGCGCCGGATGATCCGACTGTGATTGCCGCGATCGAAAAAGCGCTGAGCTGA